A single region of the [Limnothrix rosea] IAM M-220 genome encodes:
- the ispG gene encoding (E)-4-hydroxy-3-methylbut-2-enyl-diphosphate synthase: protein MQTLERPDTNAANLVDTTIHRRKTRAVPVGSVTIGSDYPVVVQSMINEDTLDIEGSVAGIRRLHEIGCEIVRVTVPSMAHAKSLAKIKERLAATYQPVPLVADVHHNGMKIALEVAKHVDNVRINPGLYVFENPNDSRTEYSDEEFKAIGDKIRETLEPLVVSLRDQGKSMRIGVNHGSLAERMLFTYGDTPEGMVESAIEFIRICQDLDFHNLIISLKASRVPVMLAAYRLMVRRMDELGMDYPLHLGVTEAGDGEYGRIKSTAGIGTLLAEGLGDTIRVSLTEAPEKEIPVCYSILQALGLRKTMVEYVACPSCGRTLFNLEEVLNKVRDATDHLVGLDIAVMGCIVNGPGEMADADYGYVGKTPGYISLYRGREEIRKVPEAEGVEQLIDLIKSDGRWVDPPEDE from the coding sequence ATGCAAACCCTAGAACGTCCGGACACCAATGCGGCGAACTTAGTGGACACCACCATCCATCGCCGGAAAACCCGTGCTGTACCAGTGGGGTCTGTCACCATCGGTAGCGATTATCCCGTTGTCGTTCAGTCGATGATCAATGAAGATACCCTCGACATTGAAGGTTCCGTTGCCGGTATCCGCCGCCTCCACGAAATTGGCTGCGAAATTGTGCGGGTAACTGTGCCCAGTATGGCTCACGCCAAATCCCTCGCGAAGATCAAAGAACGTTTGGCGGCGACTTATCAGCCAGTGCCCCTCGTTGCAGATGTTCACCACAATGGCATGAAAATTGCCCTAGAGGTGGCAAAACATGTTGATAACGTGCGCATTAATCCGGGTTTATACGTTTTTGAAAATCCCAATGATAGTCGCACAGAATATTCTGATGAAGAATTTAAGGCGATCGGTGACAAAATTCGTGAAACATTAGAACCCCTCGTCGTTTCTCTGCGAGATCAGGGCAAGTCTATGCGCATCGGCGTGAATCATGGGTCTCTTGCGGAGCGGATGCTCTTCACCTATGGCGACACTCCAGAAGGCATGGTGGAGTCGGCGATCGAGTTTATTCGTATTTGCCAAGACCTTGATTTTCACAATTTAATCATTTCCCTAAAGGCTTCCCGTGTTCCTGTGATGTTGGCGGCTTATCGTTTAATGGTACGTCGCATGGATGAGCTGGGGATGGATTATCCTCTGCACCTCGGTGTCACGGAAGCCGGCGATGGTGAATACGGCCGTATTAAGTCTACTGCTGGTATTGGGACACTCTTAGCAGAAGGCCTTGGCGATACGATTCGCGTGTCTTTAACTGAAGCGCCGGAGAAAGAAATTCCTGTTTGCTATAGCATTTTGCAGGCTCTGGGTCTCCGCAAAACCATGGTGGAGTACGTGGCTTGTCCTTCCTGTGGTCGCACTCTCTTTAACCTTGAGGAAGTACTCAATAAAGTTCGTGATGCGACGGATCACCTAGTCGGACTGGATATTGCGGTGATGGGCTGTATTGTGAATGGCCCCGGTGAGATGGCGGATGCTGATTACGGTTATGTCGGAAAGACTCCCGGCTATATTTCCCTCTATCGTGGTCGTGAAGAAATTCGTAAAGTGCCTGAGGCTGAAGGGGTTGAGCAGCTAATTGACTTAATTAAGTCTGATGGCCGCTGGGTTGACCCACCGGAAGATGAATAA
- a CDS encoding Uma2 family endonuclease, giving the protein MVALKDSRYLSPEEYLAWEAENSVKHEYINGEAYAMAGTTDEHNVVSGNLYLLLRNHLRGSGCSVYFADVKVRVERKNCYYYPDLFVTCNPEDKETATVKYFPKLIIEVLSPSTESFDRGDKFNDYQTIASLEEYVLVNTKHKRLEIYRRNKDNSWRFEMFDLSATNVAFKSLEMDVAIADIYEDVEIIETSPIEKENPA; this is encoded by the coding sequence ATGGTTGCCCTAAAAGATTCCCGATATCTTAGTCCCGAAGAATATTTGGCATGGGAAGCAGAAAATTCTGTCAAGCACGAATATATCAATGGTGAAGCCTATGCAATGGCGGGAACAACTGACGAGCATAATGTCGTTAGTGGCAATTTATACTTATTGCTGCGGAATCATTTGCGGGGTTCTGGTTGCAGTGTATATTTTGCCGATGTAAAAGTGCGCGTCGAGCGGAAAAATTGTTACTACTATCCAGATTTATTTGTCACTTGTAATCCTGAAGATAAGGAGACCGCGACTGTTAAGTATTTTCCAAAATTAATTATTGAAGTCTTATCACCTAGCACTGAGAGCTTTGACCGAGGAGATAAGTTTAACGATTACCAAACCATCGCCAGTCTCGAAGAATATGTCCTTGTTAACACCAAACATAAACGACTCGAAATTTATCGCCGCAATAAAGACAATTCATGGCGGTTTGAAATGTTTGATCTAAGTGCAACGAATGTTGCTTTTAAAAGTCTAGAGATGGATGTGGCGATCGCCGACATTTACGAAGATGTCGAAATTATCGAAACCTCTCCCATAGAAAAAGAAAATCCCGCCTAG
- the uvrA gene encoding excinuclease ABC subunit UvrA: MSKSDQIRIRGARQHNLKNVDLDLPRNQLIVFTGVSGSGKSSLAFDTIFAEGQRRYVESLSAYARQFLGQLDKPDVDAIEGLSPAISIDQKSTSHNPRSTVGTVTEIADYLRLLFGRAGEPHCPHCDRPIAPQTIDEMCDRILGLPDKTKFQLLAPVIRHQKGTHKKTLSSIASEGFARVRVNGETRELSDNIKLDKNQYHNIEIVVDRLVKKDGIEERLADSLATCLKHSEGTALVDLVGTDEQIVFSENFACPEHGAVIEELSPRLFSFNSPYGACSACHGLGSHRRFSADLVIPDPKQPLYAAIAPWSEKENTYYLSLLYNLGQNFGFEIQTPWEKLSEEHRDILLNGTEESIWFEEESRYGSGKGYYRHYSGILKLLERNYKETNSEAIKSKLEKYLVNQPCEVCHGKRLKPEALSVRLGQYNIDELTSVSIRDCLKQIDDLELSDRQKIIGELALKEIRARLKFLLDVGLDYLTLNRAAMTLSGGEAQRIRLATQIGAGLTGVLYVLDEPSIGLHQRDNERLLKTLQKLRDLGNTLIVVEHDEDTMRAADHIIDIGPKAGVHGGDIVFAGTFDKFLKNKQSLTAAYLSGKRKIETPPERREGNGGKLVLTNCRKNNLQGVDVEIPLGKLVCVTGVSGSGKSTLMNELLYPALQHSLNRNIPFPKELDSVKGLKSIDKVIVIDQSPIGRTPRSNPATYTGIFDPIRTLFAEAVEAKTRGYKKGRFSFNVKGGRCEACSGQGVNVIEMNFLPDVYVQCDVCKGARYNRETLQVKFKGYSIADVLNMTVEEALGVFENITAAANRLQTLMDVGLNYVKLGQPAPTLSGGEAQRVKLASELSRRATGKTLYLIDEPTTGLSFYDVHHLLNVLQRLVDKGNSVLVIEHNLDVIRCSDWLIDLGPEGGDRGGEIIGVGTPEELIKNKQSHTGHFLKPLLATAH, encoded by the coding sequence ATGAGCAAGTCCGATCAAATCCGCATCCGTGGCGCAAGGCAGCACAACCTCAAAAATGTGGATCTTGATTTACCGCGTAACCAATTAATTGTATTCACAGGGGTATCGGGGTCAGGCAAGTCGTCATTGGCGTTTGACACGATTTTTGCGGAGGGGCAGCGGCGATATGTCGAATCCCTCAGTGCCTACGCGCGACAATTTTTAGGGCAACTAGATAAACCAGATGTGGATGCCATTGAGGGGTTGAGTCCCGCCATTTCCATCGACCAAAAATCCACGTCCCATAACCCCCGCTCAACGGTGGGCACTGTTACCGAAATCGCTGATTATTTACGCTTACTTTTCGGGCGAGCAGGAGAACCCCACTGCCCCCACTGCGATCGCCCCATTGCGCCCCAGACCATCGATGAAATGTGCGATCGCATTTTAGGATTGCCCGATAAAACAAAATTTCAACTCCTTGCCCCCGTCATTCGCCACCAAAAAGGAACCCATAAAAAAACCCTATCTAGCATTGCCTCAGAGGGTTTTGCCCGTGTACGAGTTAATGGTGAAACCCGCGAACTGAGTGACAATATCAAACTCGATAAAAATCAATATCACAATATTGAAATTGTGGTTGATCGCCTCGTCAAAAAAGACGGCATTGAGGAACGTTTAGCAGATTCTTTAGCGACTTGTCTCAAACATTCCGAAGGCACAGCCCTTGTCGATTTAGTCGGCACCGATGAACAAATTGTTTTTTCTGAAAATTTTGCCTGTCCTGAACATGGAGCCGTCATTGAAGAATTATCACCCCGGCTCTTTTCCTTTAATTCTCCCTATGGTGCTTGTTCGGCTTGCCACGGTTTGGGGAGTCACCGACGCTTTTCTGCGGATCTCGTGATTCCCGATCCTAAGCAACCTCTCTATGCGGCGATCGCCCCCTGGTCTGAAAAAGAAAATACCTATTATTTATCACTACTCTATAACCTTGGCCAAAACTTTGGCTTTGAGATCCAAACCCCCTGGGAAAAACTTAGCGAAGAACACCGCGACATTTTATTAAACGGCACCGAAGAATCCATTTGGTTTGAAGAAGAATCTCGCTACGGCTCAGGCAAAGGTTATTACCGTCACTATTCCGGCATTCTAAAACTCCTAGAACGCAACTACAAAGAAACAAATTCCGAGGCAATCAAGTCCAAACTCGAAAAATATTTAGTCAATCAACCCTGCGAAGTTTGTCACGGTAAACGACTAAAACCAGAAGCCTTATCCGTTCGCCTAGGACAATACAACATTGATGAACTAACAAGTGTTTCGATCCGAGATTGCCTCAAACAAATTGACGACCTAGAACTGAGCGATCGCCAAAAAATAATCGGCGAGCTCGCCCTAAAAGAAATTCGTGCCCGTCTAAAATTTTTGTTAGATGTTGGCCTAGATTATTTAACCCTAAACCGAGCAGCCATGACCCTTTCCGGCGGCGAAGCCCAGCGCATTCGCCTAGCGACCCAAATTGGTGCAGGTTTAACAGGTGTCCTGTATGTACTAGACGAACCCAGCATTGGTTTACACCAACGGGATAACGAACGACTGCTCAAAACATTACAAAAATTGCGAGATCTCGGCAATACCCTCATTGTTGTCGAACACGACGAAGATACGATGCGAGCCGCTGACCACATTATCGATATTGGCCCAAAAGCCGGTGTTCATGGCGGTGACATTGTTTTTGCAGGCACATTTGACAAATTTCTCAAGAATAAACAATCCCTCACAGCAGCCTATTTATCCGGTAAACGAAAAATCGAAACACCGCCGGAGCGACGGGAAGGAAATGGCGGCAAACTGGTACTAACAAACTGTCGTAAAAATAATCTTCAGGGTGTTGATGTTGAAATTCCCCTCGGCAAATTAGTCTGTGTCACTGGAGTTTCTGGGTCTGGCAAATCCACCCTAATGAACGAATTACTCTATCCAGCTTTGCAACATAGTCTCAATAGAAATATCCCTTTCCCGAAGGAGCTAGACTCCGTTAAAGGGTTAAAATCCATAGATAAAGTGATTGTTATTGACCAGTCGCCCATTGGTCGCACGCCCCGCTCCAACCCGGCCACCTATACGGGAATTTTTGACCCCATTCGTACCCTGTTTGCCGAGGCCGTGGAAGCGAAAACGAGAGGCTACAAAAAAGGTCGTTTTTCTTTTAATGTTAAAGGCGGTCGTTGCGAAGCTTGTTCTGGTCAGGGTGTGAATGTCATTGAAATGAATTTTTTACCCGATGTCTATGTCCAGTGTGATGTGTGCAAGGGGGCAAGATATAATCGCGAAACCTTGCAGGTAAAGTTTAAAGGCTACTCCATCGCTGATGTCTTGAATATGACGGTGGAAGAAGCTTTGGGGGTATTCGAAAATATTACGGCGGCGGCAAATCGTCTCCAGACGTTAATGGATGTGGGGTTAAACTACGTCAAGCTGGGACAGCCTGCTCCGACTTTGTCTGGTGGTGAAGCGCAGCGGGTGAAACTAGCCTCTGAGTTATCGCGCCGTGCCACGGGCAAAACTCTTTATCTCATTGATGAGCCGACGACTGGTTTATCTTTTTATGATGTGCATCATTTACTAAATGTCTTGCAACGGCTGGTAGACAAGGGTAATTCGGTCTTGGTGATCGAACATAATCTGGATGTGATTCGCTGTAGTGATTGGCTGATTGATCTAGGGCCAGAAGGGGGCGATCGCGGCGGAGAAATTATTGGTGTTGGGACACCAGAAGAACTGATCAAAAATAAACAATCTCATACGGGTCACTTTCTTAAGCCTTTACTGGCAACTGCCCATTAG